From Trichoplusia ni isolate ovarian cell line Hi5 chromosome 8, tn1, whole genome shotgun sequence, one genomic window encodes:
- the LOC113496690 gene encoding uncharacterized protein LOC113496690, with protein sequence MAKSVEEKKNSEDDSTMDGEASEEELGCAGRLMLMMRINPNLIMLKVTLFVMYGATASLLPYLTIHMQSIGLTVPEISFVYLALPFTTFLSPPITGFLVDRFGEYKPVVITALILNAAFHHSLLLIPHQETPGMMPSAYVMRHPITNSVEIWWSPCPSRECPGEDETVDFVLDRCVDHCQLSRPTENPAVDPADDKDDLDFHISHKIQPPNLSNASYLNITDDEDYNDAAYFLIEVHDDLEEPKEQLGIEMERDEDDQVTDFRSRFGEKLLIAQGVNITALDKDDLRCGGLVMLHNMTKLSQQRLEILSADCMVQKCDFRRGGPDTCPPDYKESDDKTFYIYFFLRFMGTIMLSAGVTIMDPIALTMIQKYGGDFGRERLFSSIGMAIFSPITGMLIDMRSKQVGYTDYSAAFYTYDVLLLISAVTVAVMPLGAKLPADNLLRDLVNIIKMPHIIIFIFFLFALGNFWGFIESYLFIYLKELGAPNFLLGITVTVGTLSSIPFLYGADAITARIGHVNVIIVAFFSHAARLVGYSFIENSWWCFPFEALESLSVHLMWVAAATYCAMLAPKSLLATLIGVLGMAHFSLGRGSGSFGGGLLIATLGTREAFRYMGLIAFLGGVLYGLLHYFWLKNINMTGMENACEPDNESGEGDKLNAEPLTKDAETMISLERLHMITRFNPLGSLHSLPRGSRSRFSQGDINEHCRSRSGSNSQRRGSNYEGSASKVDMLRSAIEISHHHGRGHISNPGLNSNRTSNHYKQAQSAPKLVLVGLGQRNNISQPALSEFDPRRRASIPEEAEEDKLAVQAKPPSKTKSDSLPPPPSYDEATSEHRKSWHSDDSSPT encoded by the exons ATGGCGAAGTCTGTTGAAGAGAAGAAAAATAGTGAAGACGATTCTACCATGGACGGCGAAGCCAGTGAGGAGGAGCTGGGGTGCGCGGGGAGGCTGATGCTCATGATGCGGATCAACCCGAACCTCATCATGTTAAAAGTGACTCTTTTTGTAATGTACGGAGCCACTGCATCTCTCCTGCCGTATTTGACAATACATATGCAGAGCATAGGACTTACTGTGCCTGAAATTTCGTTTGTGTATCTAGCGCTGCCGTTTACCACATTTTTGAGTCCACCAATAACTG GGTTTCTGGTGGACCGCTTTGGGGAGTACAAACCCGTCGTAATCACTGCGCTAATTCTTAATGCGGCCTTCCATCATTCTCTGTTGCTGATTCCTCATCAAGAGACGCCGGGGATGATGCCATCTGCATACGTCATGCGACATCCAATCACGAATAGCGTCGAG atttgGTGGAGTCCTTGTCCTAGCAGAGAGTGTCCGGGCGAAGATGAGACTGTTGATTTTGTTCTGGACCGTTGTGTAGACCACTGTCAACTATCGAGACCTACGGAAAACCCTGCCGTTGACCCCGCTGACGATAAAGACGATTTAGATTTCCATATCAGTCATAAGATCCAACCACCGAATTTGTCTAATGCGAG TTACTTAAATATAACCGACGATGAAGATTATAACGATGCTGCGTATTTTCTTATTGAAGTACACGACGATTTGGAAGAACCGAAAGAGCAACTTGGCATTGAAATGGAAAGG gACGAAGACGATCAAGTAACAGATTTCAGATCAAGGTTCGGCGAAAAATTGCTTATAGCGCAAGGAGTTAATATAACAGCTCTAGACAAGGATGATCTACGATGCGGTGGCCTAGTTATGTTGCATAACATGACCAAACTCTCCCAACAGCGGCTCGAGATTTTATCTGCAGATTGTATGGTACAAAAATGTGACTTCAG GAGAGGCGGCCCTGATACGTGCCCACCGGATTATAAAGAAAGCGATGATAAGACATtctatatttactttttcttgAGATTTATGGGAACCATCATGTTATCAGCGGGGGTCACTATCATGGATCCTATAGCTTTGACCATGATTCAAAAGTACGGCGGAGATTTTGGTAGAGAGCGTCTATTTTCTAGCATTGGGATGGCCATATTTTCACCTATTACTGGCATGCTTATTGATATGAGGAGTAAACAAGTTG GTTACACCGACTATTCAGCTGCGTTCTACACGTACGACGTGCTGCTTCTGATATCGGCTGTGACTGTCGCTGTGATGCCGCTCGGAGCTAAACTACCAGCTGATAACTTATTACGAGATTTAGTCAACATTATCAAAATGCCCCATATTATAATCTTCATATTCTTCCTGTTTGCTTTAGGAAACTTTTGGGGATTCATTGAgtcgtatttgtttatttacttgaaGGAATTAGGTGCACCAAACTTTTTATTGG GAATAACCGTGACCGTGGGCACGCTGAGTAGTATCCCGTTCCTCTACGGCGCGGATGCCATCACCGCGCGCATCGGCCACGTGAATGTCATCATAGTCGCCTTCTTCTCCCACGCCGCGAGACTCGTTGGCTACTCGTTTATAGA AAATTCGTGGTGGTGTTTCCCGTTTGAAGCTCTGGAATCTTTATCGGTGCACTTGATGTGGGTGGCAGCCGCCACTTATTGCGCAATGCTGGCCCCGAAGAGTTTATTGGCAACGCTGATTGGTGTACTGGGAATGGCGCATTTCAGCCTTG GAAGAGGTAGTGGTAGTTTCGGCGGTGGTCTTCTCATTGCAACTCTGGGCACAAGAGAGGCATTCCGCTACATGGGTCTTATTGCTTTCCTCGGAGGCGTACTATATGGACTATTGCATTACTTCTGGCTCAAAAACATCAACATGACTGGAATGGAAAATGCGTGTGAACCTGATAATG aaagTGGAGAAGGTGACAAACTGAATGCTGAACCACTAACGAAAGATGCGGAGACGATGATATCTCTGGAGAGACTGCATATGATCACGCGATTCAATCCGTTGGGCTCACTACATTCACTGCCGAGAGGCTCACGGTCTAGG ttCTCCCAGGGTGACATCAACGAGCACTGCCGTAGCCGCAGTGGCAGCAACAGTCAGCGCCGAGGCAGCAACTACGAGGGCTCTGCTTCCAAAGTGGACATGCTCCGTTCCGCCATTGAGATTAGCCATCACCACGGCAGAGGACATATTTCGAACCCTGGCCTCAACAGCAACAGAACTTCAAACCATTATAAG CAAGCACAAAGCGCACCAAAGCTCGTCTTGGTCGGTCTCGGTCAACGGAACAATATATCGCAGCCGGCTCTCTCCGAATTCGATCCTCGGCGCCGGGCCTCCATCCCAGAGGAAGCTGAAGAAGACAAACTGGCTGTCCAGGCTAAACCTCCTTCGAAGACCAAGAGCGACAGCCTCCCCCCACCACCAAGCTATGACGAGGCCACCAGCGAACACCGGAAAAGTTGGCATTCGGATGATAGCTCCCCCACTTAG
- the LOC113496691 gene encoding apolipoprotein D-like: MSVLRAIAVFLCGFLSLRPGRAQIILPGNCPDMKAMDNFDASRYSGKWYEAEKYFFVFEFGGKCITADYTLRENGVVGVVNKQISILSGTQSEIRGSATQVSRSDEAKLSVSFPSLPINIEAPYWVLDTDYETYSVVWSCYEFGLFHTVNTWILTRERNPPVAVLEKAYSILDKNHISRAFLIRTNQKDCQESIK, translated from the exons ATGTCAGTATTGAGGGCTATAGCAGTGTTCCTGTGCGGATTCCTGTCTCTGAGGCCGGGCAGAGCGCAGATCATTCTGCCGGGGAACTGTCCCGATATGAAGGCGATGGACAATTTTGATGCTAGTCGG tactCGGGTAAATGGTACGAGGCTGAGAAGTATTTCTTCGTGTTCGAGTTTGGCGGCAAGTGTATCACGGCGGACTACACGCTCAGGGAGAACGGAGTCGTAGGAGTTGTCAACAAACAGATTAGTATACT ATCTGGAACTCAATCAGAGATCCGCGGCTCGGCGACGCAGGTGAGCCGGTCAGATGAAGCGAAGCTCTCCGTCTCCTTCCCATCGCTCCCCATCAACATAGAAGCACCGTACTGGGTGCTCGACACTGATTACGAGACCTACTCCGTCGTGTGGAGCTGCTATGAATTTGGACTGTTCCATACAG TTAACACATGGATCCTGACGAGAGAAAGAAACCCACCGGTTGCAGTCCTAGAGAAAGCCTACTCCATTCTAGACAAGAACCACATCAGCAGAGCCTTCCTCATCAGAACAAACCAGAAGGACTGTCAGGAATCTATCAAATAA
- the LOC113496953 gene encoding apolipoprotein D-like encodes MWRLLLLTFIATASAQIPSLGWCPDFQAMANFNMNRFLGTWYEAERYFTVTELGTRCVTTHYTATPEGRILVTNEITNSLTGFKRIMEGHLQKVGREGEGRVMVKYSSAPLPYDFEYSILDTDYDSYAVMWSCSGIGPVHTQNTWLLSRDRLPSLAVMQNAYAVLDRYKISRTFFLKTNQADCTVLPEPAAASELGAKSSDVPVDAEQPVKVVEQPVEKSVDPEVKASVPEVRSEPEEEPSKPIPVGELIMSESKNMEKQVEKMEEPVVVPAENKEIPTVQ; translated from the exons GCAATGGCGAACTTCAACATGAACCGCTTTTTGGGCACCTGGTATGAAGCTGAGAGGTATTTCACTGTCACCGAGCTCGGCACCCGCTGCGTCACCACCCACTACACCGCCACTCCTGAAGGCAGGATCCTCGTCACCAACGAAATTACTAACTCTTT AACTGGCTTCAAGCGCATCATGGAAGGTCATCTTCAGAAGGTCGGCAGGGAAGGCGAGGGTCGCGTCATGGTTAAGTACTCCTCCGCTCCTCTGCCCTACGACTTCGAGTACAGCATCTTGGACACTGACTATGATAGCTATGCTGTTATGTGGTCTTGCAGCGGCATTGGACCTGTACACACCC AGAACACTTGGCTGCTATCTCGTGACAGACTCCCATCGCTCGCTGTGATGCAAAACGCCTACGCCGTACTTGACCGCTACAAGATCTCCAGGACCTTCTTCCTCAAGACCAACCAGGCTGACTGCACCGTGCTGCCTGAGCCCGCGGCCGCCAGCGAGCTCGGAGCCAAGAGCTCTGATGTGCCAGTCGACGCTGAACAGCCAGTGAAGGTGGTTGAGCAACCTGTCGAG AAGAGCGTGGACCCCGAAGTAAAGGCCAGCGTACCCGAGGTCAGATCGGAACCTGAAGAGGAACCTAGCAAGCCAATCCCCGTCGGTGAACTGATCATGTCCGAATCCAAGAACATGGAGAAGCAAGTCGAGAAGATGGAGGAACCGGTAGTGGTACCAGCGGAGAACAAAGAAATACCCACAGTGCAGTAG